The Roseibium sp. Sym1 nucleotide sequence GATGCGTTTCATCTGCGCGTTGTAGAAGTCGGTGAACGCGTCGGCATTGTCGCGTTCATCCAGAATACGGCCGAGCAGCTGGATGGACGGCACGGTGTTCTGGGTCGGGTCCTGGCGGAAATCGACAAAGATCGTGGCGACACCGGCTGCCTCGAGTTTCTCGATGATGCCGCTTTCCTGGGCCTTCAACAGGTTGCCGAGATTCATGAAGACCACTTCGGTCCCCGAAGAAATGACGGCTTCCAGGTTCCACTCGTCGGAATAGGGACTTCCGAGGCGCTGGATGTCATTGGCACCGGGAAAGACTTCCTCGTATTTGCGCCAGGCATCCGGATCGTAAAGGATCATGTCGTCCTTCCAGCCCACGACCCGTTCAAACGGATTGTCGCGATCCAGAAGCGCGAGGGAATAAATCATCCGGCCTTCGCCGAGCACGATGGCGGACGGGTCTTTCTCGACCTCGACGGTCCGGCCGGCGATGTCGGTTACAGTAATAGTTTCTGCAAGTGCGGACGGGGCTGACGCGAAAACTGCGCTGGCTGCGAGTGCAAGGCAGAAACCCCGGGTCACTTTCATGAGGGACATAGGGTTCTCCTGGTCTGCACAGGGATTGGGTATCCCTGGGTGGCGGGACCGTATTTAACATGAGTTTTAAAGTCAAGTTATAACGGGACCGTCATTCGGTTCCAGGTTGGGGGATCGTGCCGCCTACACCTTGACGTTCCTTGTCCGCCCTCTGGTCTGCCGGTCCCAGGCCGGGCTGTTGCCATGCGCCGCGCGATAGCGGTTGGAGAAGTGGGAGGCGCTTGCAAAGCCGCAGGCAACGGCAATGTCGATCATGCGCATCGAGGTGCGACACACGAGCTGGCGGGCAATATCGATTCGAATCTTGTTGTAATGCTCCTGCGGCGAGCAGTGCAGGTATTTCTGGAAGTCCCGCTGCAATTGCCGCGGACTGACGTTCAACATCTCCGCAATCCGCTGCAGGGACAGCGGTTCGCTGACATTTTCCGTCATCAGCGCGATCGAACTGCGCACCCGCAGCGGCACCATGTCGAGATCTTCGCGCAGCAGCGTATGCTGGCGCTCACTGCCGGTGCGCCTGTCGTGATGCAGCGCGATTTCGGCGACATCGCACGCGACGGCCCCGCCATGCACCTTTGCGATGAAGCCGATCATCAGGTCCAGTGCCGCGGTTCCTCCCGCGCAGGTCAGATACTTGCCGTCCGTCTGGATAAGGCTGTCGACCAGCTGCGCCTTCGGATAAAGCTCCCTGAACAGGTCGGCATATTCCCAGTGGATGGTGCAGTTTCGATTGTCGAGCATGCCGAGTTCCGCCAGCACATAAGCGCCGGTGCAGATCCCCGCGACGCTGCCGGACTGCTTGGCGACCTTCCGCATCAAGGCCTTTTGCGCCGGGGTCACTGCGACCCGCTCGACGTCGTCACTGCTGCACACGGCCAGCAGATCCGGACGGCAGGCCTCATCGAGCGCGCCGTCGGTGCGCACGGTTCCGCCGTTGCTTGCAACCGCATCCTCCCCGTTAAGTGTCCGGCAGCTGTAGATGAAAGCCTTGCGCTTCAACACCTTGTTGGCGATACGCAGGGGCTCGATTGCCGAGGCAAAGGACAGCAGGGAAAAATTCTTCAGCAGCAGGAAGCAGATCTCGACGGTGTCCTGGACCGCTTTGCCCTTCTGTCCGGCCAAGTCCCGAGTCGCGCGCGTTGTGTCGGTCACCAGTTGCGAGCCTTCCTCTCGTTCCCCTTCCCGTCCGGCGAGACCCTTTTTCCACCGGCACGTCTATCAAAGTCTACGCCGATCGGAGCCTTTCAATGGCGGTCATGTCACACCGAATGGCCTGTCTGCGACAC carries:
- a CDS encoding ABC transporter substrate-binding protein encodes the protein MSLMKVTRGFCLALAASAVFASAPSALAETITVTDIAGRTVEVEKDPSAIVLGEGRMIYSLALLDRDNPFERVVGWKDDMILYDPDAWRKYEEVFPGANDIQRLGSPYSDEWNLEAVISSGTEVVFMNLGNLLKAQESGIIEKLEAAGVATIFVDFRQDPTQNTVPSIQLLGRILDERDNADAFTDFYNAQMKRIYAKVDRIPVEDRPVVFIERAAGYNPNKCCGTFGSANLGRLVELAGGLNWGSRKFPGFGGNVSLEAVFADDPAVIIGTGANWAEANPETTAVLFGYEATEEAVQQRLSALAEREGWPELQAVKNGRFHSIYHQFYNSPYHFVAMQAFAKWLHPDLFEDLDPDATMHELHERFLPIGYSGVFWGSLNKGS
- a CDS encoding GlxA family transcriptional regulator encodes the protein MTDTTRATRDLAGQKGKAVQDTVEICFLLLKNFSLLSFASAIEPLRIANKVLKRKAFIYSCRTLNGEDAVASNGGTVRTDGALDEACRPDLLAVCSSDDVERVAVTPAQKALMRKVAKQSGSVAGICTGAYVLAELGMLDNRNCTIHWEYADLFRELYPKAQLVDSLIQTDGKYLTCAGGTAALDLMIGFIAKVHGGAVACDVAEIALHHDRRTGSERQHTLLREDLDMVPLRVRSSIALMTENVSEPLSLQRIAEMLNVSPRQLQRDFQKYLHCSPQEHYNKIRIDIARQLVCRTSMRMIDIAVACGFASASHFSNRYRAAHGNSPAWDRQTRGRTRNVKV